The sequence AGTTATCATCTTGTGAACTGAAGGATTTTCCACACTTGTTGAGAAATGTAAAGACACTTCAGGTCTTGGATATTTCTAACAATAAGATTTGTGGTCAAATCCCTAACTGGTTTAGCAACATGAGATGGGACTCGTTGCAGCTCTTAAACCTTTCTCATAATTCATTAACAGGCCACCTACCACAATTTCATTTCCATAATCTAGTGTCTCTTGATCTGAAATTTAACTCCCTTCAGGGTCCACTACCTTCATCCATTTGTAACATGAGCAGACTTTTCTTATTAGATTTATCACATAACTACTTCAGTGACTCAGTTCCACATTGCTTGGGAAGCATGGCTAGTCTAACCGTGCTAGACTTGAGAAGGAACAATTTCATAGGGAATCTTCCCCCATTATGTGCACAGGGCACTTCATTGAGTACCATTGTCGTAAATGGTAATCGATTTGAAGGACCTGTACCTGTGTCGTTGCTCAAGTGTAATGTTCTAGAAGTCCTTGATGTGGGGAACAATGctataaatgacacatttccaGCTTGGCTCGGAACTCTTCAAGAGCTGCAGGTCCTTATATTAACGTCAAACAAGTTCCATGGACCTATAAGTACTTGTCAGACTAAGCTTTGCTTTCCCAACTTGCAAATTTTTGATCTTTCTCGTAATGATTTCAGTCTCTCACTTCCTACAAAAGTTTTTGGAAACTTCAAGGCAATGATCAAATTAGATGACGAAGACACAAGAGAGATCAAGTACATGGAATCTAAGTCGAATTTGTCATTTGACACATCTTATGAGGATTCAGTGAGTTTGGTAATCAAAGGGCACGATATTGAGCTACAAAGAATCAGCACAATTACGACAACCATAGATCTCTCAAGCAACCATTTTGAAGGTGTCATTCCGGAAACACTAAAGGATCTCAGCGCACTTTGGCTACTCAATTTATCCCACAACAATCTCATAGGTCATATTCCAATGGAATTGGGGCAATTGAATACACTTGAAGCTTTAGATCTCTCCTGGAATCGGCTCACTGGAAAGATTCCGCAGGAATTGACAAGAATAAACTTTCTAGCAGTCTTAAACCTCTCCCAAAATCATCTCGTCGGACCAATTCCTCAAGGTCCACAATTCAACACATTTGGATATGACTCATATGGTGGCAACCTTGATTTATGTGGTCTTCCTTTATCAAAGCAATGTGAAACGAGTGATTCATCACATGTTCCTCAACAAGAAGATGAAGGCgagtcatatttttttagtgGATTTACGTGGGAATCAGTAGTCATAGGCTACAATTGTGGTCTAGTTGTTGGAACTTTCATGTGGAGTCTCATGTTTAAATATCGTAAGCCAAAATGGTTTGTGGAATTTTTTGATGGACTCATGCCTCACAAAAGAAGAAGGCCAAAGAAGAGAGCTCAGAGATGACGGACTTAATGGAAGATTGAGAGGGTAACCTtgtctttgtttgattttgtggacTAATTAGTGAACTTTTCTGGTTctgtttttgtcttttcaattttctatttgttgttTGTGTATGTTTGATAGAAACATAATTATATGTGTGTTATTCAAGTTATGTTAGTTTGTTTCTGTTTCAAGTTGATAGAAGTGATTTACACAGCCACTCATTAGTTATGTtactcagactcttcaaaaatgtcaacgaCTACATATTGAATTcttcaaaagtagtgcattttttaTGAAACCAACACAAATGCAACACCATTTTATTTTTAGGAGAGTCGGAGCAACATAGCTCATCAGCATAACAAAACAGGAAATTGCACAAGCAAATAGATCAGTTTGGTttatgattgaaatcacttgatatttgaaagtttatatttttgaaaatttaagtaGAAGAGTACTCAAAACTTCATAATTGGCTAATAATTTTGCGGTTCTGCATCTTTAGAATCATAAATCACTTAAAATGTTCTCTAACTCAATATCAACTTCTgcaaatttaattttagtaagtttttacatatatttatacttCGTGTACGAAAAATAATGTCTCTGGTTGTTCAACAACTAATTCATATTGTTTGATTATCAATGCGGAAAAAGGTTTTTTTAAAAGGGCAAAATGTTCTATACAAGGATTTTAGAAGTGACTAGTACTCATTCATGGACTACAAGTGACTTTGAGTCTTCCTGGAAATTGACTTAACACTTAGGACAACCACAAATTATTTGTTTGGATGtgtttcttttctttagctAATTTATACCTCAATAGTCCCATGCATAGACAAGTCAACAACGCTACTTTATGAATACTGTTTGGTTAATTGTTCACTTTATTTTAATGTGGAGGTCAttgtaataattaagaaatGGAATAGTGTTTGGTTAATTATAGCATCCTTTCTTACGTGACTACTTATTTTAttgacttatttatattttgacaatTATCATGGAcccatattatattattactagGTAAATTACCCGTGCTTCGCACggaattgaactattttattaagCTTACATATGATCATTcgataatattcatattttcgaTACATACACTACATTGTCAAGATCATTTTATCTTAAGGCAAAACGTTCCTCCAAAATCTTAAAgtgctatatttttttaattttcatttttgttatacaaaaattatgagTCATAGATAGATTTTAAGTATAAGAAAGAAGTCTAAGAAAATCTCCTTGGAAATAGTTGGTCAGAAGTAATGGAAtatttttaattccaagaaGTTATAAAGAACAACATCAGACGTTAAAAAAGAGACCAAAAAACGTCGAACAACAACACTTCCAAGTAAAGTGGAGTATCACGTCCATACAAGATcataattaactaaattcaaATGGACGACCATGGACTCCTTTCTTATGAACCtccatcaatctcttttttattattgtatgCCATATCAAGTATATGCTAAAAATGACCCTAAAATTGTTATtatcataaatgtttttttgtCATTGTCTCAAAATAGTCATTACTATTTTTAAGGTTTCATATCACCGGCCCCAACTTATTTGGATTAAACCATAGTTATTGTTATGGTTATAGTATGCagttacaaaaaaattaatgcaaTTATCAGCCAAGCAATAGGTGACATCTGAATGTTCACAACGGGATAttctaaacaaaaaatttgacacataacatattaaaatctcaCAACATAATTTTGTGAGCACTTGAACTCACAAATAtcctaaaataataataaagacgaTCTTACTTTCctaacaatcaagaagaaaaaggctCGTtgcttaatatatttttcaaaaagatagtCTTTCGGGTTGTATCCAAGTTCACAGTTCACAAATTTAGTTGAAAGAAGCCAAAAGAAAGAGTTATTActtctttatcaaaaaaatttaaaactttatcaaAAGAATGAgttatcactacaacaaaaatgatctttaacgataattaatagcttaattatcactaaatatgtattttcagAGGCAATTGGTACTTTGTATAAATGTTCCTAAAGTCTATAGCAACATTGAatccaatgacaattaattcATGTCGGTAAAGGCTGTAGCACTCTTCGTGAACGTGCATATTTATTGccgataaaaaatatttttgttgtagtgtattTTGGACATTTGTTAGTTTTAAGAAAACTTGATCTCTTATTATgcccaaaaagaagagaagaagaaatatgACAAATTAGTTAACTTGCGATAAATGATGTGGACTAATTGTCTCTATACAAATTTTCTAGGAATAGTGCAATGGCATACAAAATGTTTGTACCtaagaaaaaacaatcaaaataatatactaactgTGGCAAGCAAGAGAGAAATCATTTTGGTTCTTTTAACAAACTTCATCATTGGTTCCGTACTAGTTATCagatttttgttgttgtgtgcTATCAAATATAGCACAACCCACAagcaattttcccaaaaagtatatgaagaaaaactgtagaaagggacaaaagagaagataaacTTTCAATCATCCTCattgaaattttgaacataattaaaaaaaaagtcaccaaaatagcaaaaagaaattgcaatagatacatgaatcagtatgatttatagtaaaaaattaagcttcatgaaataggaggaaaaaaactttgagaaatgaaacGCACTTTATAAGAAACTTAATTAATGTTATTGATTtcgaaaaaaaatacaaataatagtgGTAGAAATAAAAGATTTGTTTACTAAAGAACCAAATGTAATGAATTCAGTCATCAACCATTTCAGCAGTGTTATGAGTTGTGCACTGAGAGATCCAAGAGCAGTAATGTCGCATTGCAAttgaaatcaattttctttgtttatatgAAGAAACCTGTAGAAAGTGACAAAAGAGAGGATCAATTTTCAATCATCCTTGCTGAAACTTTAACAGAGTTAAAAAAAGGTCACCAAAATAGGAAAATGAAATTGCCATAGTTACATGAATCACCATGACTTACAATAAAGATTAAGATCCATGAAAACTTTTAGGAATgaaaaaaattcctaaaaacttaattaatgtatttgaatttgactACCCTATAGAGGGAAAAAAACCTACAAATTATAGTGGCCGCaggaaattcctctatttatagacaacatagagtagtgtgaacaaatttttattgtgccttatccgagatgtcacaactctttggaaaagttacaacccttcagaaaggtcacaacctttcataaaagtcataatttttcataaaagttgcaactcttcataaaagtcacaactcttcataaaagtcacaacttttaatgaaaagggaaggctagttttggaaataaataaaatttaaaagggaatcctagtttatggtggcgccacgtaggcgggcctagggttctcttttatataaatttttgatttttgatatatgatttttacgtttaccttttttattcttctttctatttttattcttctttctatttttattctttcattatTAAATATTCTAAAGTCTAACCTTTtgcattatacaaaatatattgttGGGTgttaataaaaatatcaaatttattttttggtgtattCTTTAAATTACAAGCACTACAACAAACACTACAATAAAAACAACTTGTTGCGGTTTCTGAACCTTTCATATAATTCATTAACAGGCCACTTACCACAATTTCATTTCCATAATCTAGGGTATCTTGATCTTAAATTTAACTCCCTTCAGGGCCACTATCTTCATCCATTTGAAACATAAGCATACTTAGACTTGGGGAAATTGAATGTGCTTGAAGCAATGATTAAATTAGATGACGGAGACAAAGGTGAGATCAAATATATGGAACAATTGAGTGAATATTCAATGTATGAAGATTCAGTGAGTTTGGTGATCAAAGGCCATGATATTGAGCTAGAAAAAATCAACACAATTATGAAAACCATAGATCTCTCAAGCAACCATTTTGAAGGTGTCATTCCAAAAATACTAAAGGATCTTGGCTCACTTCGGTTACTCAATTTATCACGTAACAATCTCAAAGGTGATATTCCAATGGAACTGGGGCAATTGAATGTGCTTGAAGCAATGGATCTGTCCTGGAATCGGCTCACTGGAAATATTCCTACTGAATTGACAAGACTAAAATTTCTAGCAGTCTTAAACCTCTCTCAGAATGTTCTTGTCGGTCCAATTCCTCAAGGTCTACAATTCAACACATTTGCAAATGACTCGTATGGTGGCAACCTTGATTTATGTGGTCTTCCTTTATCAAAGAAATGTGGAATGAGTGGTTCATCACATGTTCCTCAACCATCGGAGTCGTATTTCTTTAGTGGATTTACGTGGGAATCAAGGCTACAGTTGTGGACTAGTTGTTGGAACTGTCATGTGGAGCCTCATGTTTAAATATCGTAATCCAAAATGGTTTGTGGAATTTTTTGATAGACTCATGCCTCACAAAAGAAGAAGGCCAAAGAAGAGAGCTCAGAGACGACGGATTTAATGGAAGATTGAGAGGGCCAACTtgtctttgtttgattttgtggacTAATTAGTGAACTTTTCTGGTTCTGTTTTTGTCTTtctgtttgttgtttgtatatgtTTGAAAGAAACATAATTATTATATGTGTGGTATTTTAGTATCAATGGTTATTCAAGTTAAGTCTATTTCTGTTTCAAGTTGACAGAAGTGATCTACACAGCCGCTCATTAGCTATGTTActtagactcttcaaaaatgtcaatggGTACGTGTTGGATTCTTCAAAAGTAATGCAATTTTTAAGGAATCAACATGGGTGTCATTATATTTTAGGAGAGTCGAAGCAACATAACTCATCTTTCTTAACAttttctgtttctgtatttatttcttttaaagatCATTGCTTTGATCTTAATGGCTTTCAACCCATATTAGGAACACTTGAAATGGCTGAACCCATACACACAGAGGATAGAAACTATTCAGCTGTTGACTGAAGTGATCCACTTATTAGTACAACAAAACAGGAAAAGGCTACA comes from Solanum stenotomum isolate F172 unplaced genomic scaffold, ASM1918654v1 scaffold19995, whole genome shotgun sequence and encodes:
- the LOC125850882 gene encoding receptor-like protein 9DC3; this translates as MIKLDDGDKGEIKYMEQLSEYSMYEDSVSLVIKGHDIELEKINTIMKTIDLSSNHFEGVIPKILKDLGSLRLLNLSRNNLKGDIPMELGQLNVLEAMDLSWNRLTGNIPTELTRLKFLAVLNLSQNVLVGPIPQGLQFNTFANDSYGGNLDLCGLPLSKKCGMSGSSHVPQPSESYFFSGFTWESRLQLWTSCWNCHVEPHV